The nucleotide sequence GAGATAGGTTAGTGGTTGGTCAATAACCAGATGATAGCCACTGTACGCGGGAGGTCACCGGGCCGCGCCCTGACGACCGCCGGCGGTCCCGGAGGTGGCGGTGACCATCTCGACGTTCCGGGTGTCGGGCAGGCCGAGCGTGCACAGCGCACTGACCAGGCCCAGGAACGCCAGGTAGAAGCCGATGGCCGTGCTCCCGTAGGACGCGACGAGCGCGGTGGCGACGAGCGGTGTCACCGCGCCGCCCAGCACCCCGGCGAGGTTGTAGGCCAACCCGGCCCCGGTGTAGCGGTACTGCGCGCGGAACAGCTCCGGGAGCATCGCGCCGACGGGTCCGTAGGCGATGCCGACCACCCCGAGCACCAGGCACAACCCGAGCCCGAACGACCAGACCGTGCCGATGTCGAGGATCGGGAAGGCGATCAGCCCGACGGCCACGGAGGCGAGGTTGCCGGCGAGCACGAGTCGCTTGCGCCCCCGCCGGTCCGAGGCCACCGCGCCGATGATCGTGGTGACGGCGAAGACGGCGCCGCCGATGATGCCCAGCGCGAGCACCGTCGTCCGCGGGTGCTCCAGCACCGCGGTCCCGTACGTGGTCAGGTAGGTCACGCCGATGTAGAAGAACGCGAACACGGTCGTCGTGACGAACGCGCCGAGGAACACCTCGCGCGGCTGGCGGGTGACCGCCTCGAGCACCGGCAGCTTCGCCACCGAGCCGGACGCCTTCGTCGCCTCGAACGCGTCCGACTCCTCGATCCGGAGCCGGACGAACAGCCCCACCCCGATCAGCAGGACGCTGCCGATGAAGGGCAGCCGCCAGCCCCAGCTGAGGAACGCCTCGTCCGACATGGTCAGCGCGGTGATCAGGAAGGTGGCGCTGGCGAGGGAGAACGCGACCGACGGCCCCAGCTGCGGGTACAGCGCGTACTTCCCGCGCTTGGCCTTGGGTGCGTTCTCCGCGGTGAGCAGCGTCGCGCCCGCCCACTCGCCGCCGACGGCGAGGCCCTGCAGGACCCGCAGGACCACCAGCAGGATCGGTGCGAGGGCGCCGATCGCGCCGGTCGAGGGCAGCAGCCCGATCGCGACGGTCGACAACCCCATGAGCAGCAACGTGGTGACCAGGGTCCGTTTCCGGCCGATCCGGTCGCCGAAGTGTCCGAACAGGACCGACCCGAACGGTCGTGCGACGAACGCGACGCCGAAGGTCGCCAGCGCCAGCAGGGTTCCCTCGGCCGCCCCCAGCTCGGGGAAGAAGACCTTGTTGAACACCAGCGCCGCGGCGGTGCCGTAGATGAAGAAGTCGTAGAACTCGATCACGGTGCCGGTCATGCTCGCGAAGGCGACACGGCTCATCGGGTTGCGCTGCGTCGCGCCGGTGGTGGTCATGGTCGGGGCTCCGTAGGGATCGTCACCGCGGGGAGGTCACCGTGGCCGGTGTGGGCCGGCACGGTCGCGAGCGGCTCCGGGGAGCCGAGCTCGTCGATCGCGATCCGGCGCATCCGGAACTTCTGGATCTTTCCGCTGGCAGTGGTGGGGAAGGAGTCGGTCAGGCGCCACAGCGCCGGGATCTTGGACCGGCTGATGCGGCCCGTGCAGAACTCGACGAGCTCGGGGACGGCGGGTTCGGCGCCGGGATTCGGCCGGACCCAGGCCATCACCTGCTCCCCGTAGTAGTCGTGCGGGACGCCGATCACCTGGGCGTCGCTGACCTGCGGATGGCCGCGCAGGACCTCCTCGATCTCGCCGGGGTGGATGTTCTCCCCGCCGCGGATGATGACGTCCTTGATCCGTCCCACCACGGTCACGACCCCCCGCTCGTCCATGACGGCCAGGTCGCCGGTGCGCATCCAGCCCGCGGGATCGATCGCCTCGGCGGTCGCCCCGTCGTCCGCCCAGTAGCCGCGCATCACGCTGTAGCCGCGGGTGCACTGCTCGCCGGGTGTCCCGACGGGCACGACCCGGCCGGTGGCGGGGTCGACGATCGTGACCTCGATGTGCGGGGTCGGCCGTCCGACGGTGTGGTCCCGCACGTCCGGCGGGTCGTCGGGCAGCGTCTGGGTGGAGATCGGCGAGGTCTCGGTCATGCCGCACACGGTGGACAGCCGCGGGACGTGCAGCCGGTCGCGGATCGAGGCCAGCAGCTCCGGCGGGCACGGTGCGCCCCCGATCAGCCCGCCGCGCAGCGAGCCGACGTCCGAGCCGGCCAGGTCCGGGTGTTCGAGCAGCGCGCGGAACATGGTCGGCACGCCGTAGACGGCCGTGCACCGCTCGGCGACGATGCTCGCCAGCGTCAGCCGGGCGTCGAAGGGGCCCCCGGGCAGCACCAGCGCCGCACCGTGCGAGCCGGCGCCCAGCGTGCCGAGCACCATCCCGAAACAGTGGAACAGCGGTACCGGCACACAGATCCGGTCCTGCTCGGTGAACCCTGCCTGCGCGCCGACGAGGTGGCCGTTGTTGAGCAGGTTGTGGTGGGTCAGGGTGGCGCCCTTGGGCCGGCCGGTCGTGCCGGAGGTGAACTGGATCGCCACCGGGTCGCCGGGATCGACCCGCTGCTCGGCCGCCGCGACCCCGGTGGGCTCCGCGGCGACGAACTCGGCCCAGTCCCGCTCGAAGGTCACCGCACCCTGCAGCTCGGGACACGTCGTCGCGACGTCGGCGACCAGCTCGGCGCAGTCGGTCCCGCGGTACCGCGCGGCGTGGAAGAGCAGCCGGGTGCCCGAGTGCCGCAGCGCCTGGCCGAGCTCGGCCCGCTCGTAGGTCGGGTTCAGCGCGACCAGTACCGCGCCGATGCGCGCCGCCGCGTACTGCAGGACGACCCACTCGTGGCGGTTCGCCGCCCACACCCCGACCCGGTCGCCGTGGCCGATTCCGCGGGCCAGCAGCCCGCCCGCGACGCGGCCGGAGCTCTCCCACAGCTCGGCGTAGGACGCGCGGGTCCCGAGCTCGACGTCCACCAGCGCGGTGCGGTCGCCGCAGCGCTCGACCGTGCGGCGCAGGTTCTGCCCGATGGTCTCGTCGAGCAGCGGCCGCCGGGTGGATCCGCGCGCGTAGGACGGGCCGGTCATCGCGGCACCCTCCCGGGCTCGGCGCCGGCCCGGGCCGCCTTCTCCCCGAGGCGGGTGCCGAACGACCCGCCGTCGACGACGAAGCGGTCGTGCCGGCCGTGCGCGATCCGCTCGACGTCGTCGAACGCCTCGACGGTCGTCGTGATCCGCCTGCGGTCGATCTCCACGACGACGGCCGTGGCCGTCACCAGCTGGCCGAGCACGGTCGGGCGCAGGTGCACGATGTCCACGGTGGACCCGACCGAGTCCTGGCCGGGCCCCAGCAGCGGGGCGACGGCGGCCGACGCCGCCTCCTCGAGCAGCCGCACCACCGACGGGGTCCCGAGGACGTGGTGACCGGCGCGCGCGACGCAGTCCGCCACCGTCACCCGGTGCTCGACGGAGCCGGGCGGGAGATCGGCGGGCGCGGGGCGCTCCGGCGGCATCACTTCACACCGCCCCGGCGCTTCGGGTCCCACGCCGCCTCCAGGTTGCGGATGATGGCGGGCGAGTACATGCACCGCGCCTGGCCGATGGCCAGGTTCGCCATGTAGTGCCGGAAGGTCTCCAGCGGTTCGGCGGCGACCCGGATCTGGGTGCGGTTGGCGTTGACGCCCACGTGCCCGGTGGCCGTCAACGCGTCCACGGCGTTCGCGATGGCCGCCTGCATGCCCTCCTCGTCGACCACCAGGTCGTCGACGATCTGGCGGCCCTCGGGGGAGTCGACGTAGATGTCGCGGTTGAAGAAGATCCCCTGGCGGGCGACCTTCTCGCCGACGAAGCGCGGCAGGCGCATGTTGCCGCAGCCGGGCAGGAACCCCTCGCGGCGCGCCGGCAGGTTCACATATGCGCCGGAGCGGGCGACGACCCGGTCCATGACCAGCAGGAACTGGCAGCCGCCTCCGATCGCGAAGGTGTCGACGGCGGCGATCCACGGCTTCTCGTGCCGGCGCTCGACGACCGACACCCGGCCGTCGCCCAGCGAGTGCCCCCGGAACCACTTGGTGATCAGGCCCAGCTCGCGCTCGATGAAGAACTCGATCAGCGAGACCTCGCCGTGGTAGAGCCGGGTGAGGTTGACCCCGGCGTCGAATACCCGCCGTCCCAAGTACTTCGGGTGCCGGGACTCGGCTCCGCGGAGCACGCCGATGTCGATCCGGTCGTCGAGCAGGATCAGGTCGGTCGCGATCTCCATGGCGCGGGTGGACTCGTCGTCCTCGGCGTTGAGGTACTTGTGGTGCTGGATCGTCAGGTGCCCGACGTTGCCGCGGCGTTCCACCAGGCTGGTGCCCAGGTCCACGCGGTCGGTGCGGCGCAGCTCGTCGAGCAGCTCGAGTGCCTCCGGCAGCGGCTGCGCCATCGCGTGCATGAGGTGGTGCCCGGCGACCGGGTCGTCGAGGACGTGGGAGATCAGGATGCCCTGGTCCTGCTCCCAGCCCTCCTTGTCCTTCTGCGGGTGGGTCCGCTCCTCGGCGATCCGTTCCCGGGTGGGCACCAGGCCGGGGACGAGATCGGCCGCGGCGTAGGCCAGCTCGGCGACGCGCAGTGTCCGGGTGCGGCCGTCGGTGAGGGTGTCGTACAGGGCGGCGACGTGCACCGCGAGGTAGTCCTCGCGGGCGGCGCGGCCCCGGTCGAGGATCGCCGACGCGGCCGCCTGCTGCTGCTCGGTGCGCTCCGGGCGGGCGGGGAGGCCGGCCAGCTCGCCGTCGAGGTCGGCGAACAGCTCGGAGACCAGGGCGGTGTCCTTGTCGAGGTCTCGGGTCAGCTGGATCGGGCTGGCTGGGGTGTCGGCCATGTCAGCGCTCCGTCTGTGTCAGCAGGGGAAGGGACAGGGTGTTGTGCAGCCGGCCGCGCAGGACCTCCGCACGCTCGCGGGCCTCGGCGGCCGAGCGCAGCTTGATGTCCTCGTAGCCGCGGATGCCCTCCGGCAGCCGGGCGATGTCCAGGACGGCGGCCTTGTTCTGCAGCTTCAGCGCGTCCATCGCCGTCCGGACGAGGTCGGTGTACCAGTCGACGAGGCTGCGCTCCTCGACGCGGACCCGGTCGCGGCCGAACGGGTCCCACGCGGTGCCGCGCACCCGCTTGAGCCGGCTCAGCACGGCGAACACCGGATCGGCCACCCGGGCCGGCAGTGCGATCTTGTTCGTCATGCCCATCGCGCGCAGCATCGGCGGATGCAGGTGGTAGGAGATCCGCACCGGTCCGGCGAAGCGGCCCGACGCCCGCTGCTCCCGGCTCGCCCGCAGGTGTAGGCGGGCGACCTCGTACTCGTCCTTGTAGGCCATGAGCGTGTGCAGGTTGCGGATCACCTCGCGGGTGATCGGCAGGCCGGCGGGTCCGCCCGTGCGCTCCCGTTCGCGTCGCGCGACGTCGCACACCACGTCGACGTAGCGGCCGGCGTACGCGGTGTCCTGGTAGGCGATCAGCTCGCCGATCCGCACCGCCAGCAGCCGCCGGTCCTCCTCGGCCAGGTCCGCGACCCGGGCGACGAGCGCGTCGTAACCGCCGCGGTCGCGGGCGGGCAGCCGGTCGCGGGCGTGCGCACGTTCCTGCTCGGCGTCGCGGGGCGGCGGCGAGACCAGCGCGGCGACCCGGGCCGGGTCGGCCACGGCGAGCCGCCCGTAGCGGAACGCCTGCCGGTTCTGCTCCCGGGCCGTGCCGTTGAGCCGGATCGCCTCCTCGATCGCCTCCGACGAGATCGGGAGCAGCCCCGCCTGGTAGGCGGCGCCGACGGCCACCATGTTCGTGGCCATGTAGTCGCCGAACACGGTCTCGGCGACGGCACGGGCGTCCACGGCGACGGTCCGGGCGGCGAACCGGGAGATGGTGTCGACCATCGGGTCGACCGGCACGTCGAGCCGGCTGTTGCGGATCATCTCGCCGCTGGGCAGCAGCCCCGAGTTGACCAGGGCCGCGGTGTGCTCGGGTGAGCAGCGGTCCAGGTTGACCGGATCCGCCGCGGCCATCGCGTCGACGGCCAGGTAGAGGTCCGCCCGGCCGACGCCGACCTTGTTCGAGTCGGTCCGCTGTCCGCGCGGGCTCAGCACCAGGCTGCTCAGCACGGCGCCCCACTTCTGTGCGGCCCCGGTCTGGTCGTAGCTGACCGCCTCGGCCCCGTCCACGAGCGCGGCCCAGGCCAGCATCGAGTTCAGGGTGAGCACGCCGGTGCCGCCGACGCCCGGCACGAAGACGTGGTAGGGCCGGTCCAGCGGCGGACGGTCCGGCTCGGGCACCGCGTCGGCCCCGAGGGGGGTGTAGGCCGGGGTCGCGAAGCCCTCCTCGCTGTGCACGGTGAGGAAGGACGGGCAATCGCCTTTGAGACACGAGTGGTCCTGGTTGCAGGACGACTGGTGGACGGTGGTCTTCGGCCCGAACTCGGTGTCGCTCTTGTGCAGCGACATGCAGTTGGTGACCTCGCCGCAGTCGCCGCAGTTCTCGCAGACGTCCTCGTTGATCATCACGAAGGTGGTCGCCTTGGGCGCGGTGCCCCGTTTCCGGCGACGGCGGCGCTCGTTCGCGCACTCACCGTCGTAGAGGAAGATCGTGACGCCGTCGGTCCGCTCGAGCTCGGCGAGCACGTCCTGGACCTCCCCGGCGGTGTGCACCGAGGCGATGGCGGGCAGGTCCGCCCGGCGGTAGACGGCCGGGTCCTCGGCCACGATGCCGATCTTCGTGACGCCTTCCAGGGCGAGCAGGTGGGCCAGCTTCGGGACCTCGGACCGGCCGATCGGCTCCTGGGCGCCGGTGTTGGCGACCGCGCCGTTGTAGAGGATCCGGTAGGTCATCGACACGCCCGCGGCGATCGACCAGCGGATGCTCAGGTAGCTGGAGTGGAACAGGCTGCCGTCGCCCTGGTTCTGGATCACGTGCTTCATGTCGGTGAACGGGCTGAGCCCGATCCACCCGACGCCCTCACCACCGAGCGGGAAGGTGGCGTCGATCCGGCGTTCGGGCTGTTCCATCACCGCCGCGAAGATGTGGCAGCCCGGTGCGCCCCAGGCCACCTGGCCCTCGCTCACGACCGTGGAGACGTTGTGCGGGCAGCCCGAGCAGTAGTTCGGCGAGCGCTTCGAGGTCGAGGAGTAGTCGCGTTCCCGCACCGCGGTGAGCTCCTCGGTGCGCCGGTCGAGCACGATCTGCTCGCGCAGGCGGGGGCGCAGCAGCGGGGCGAGCCCCACCGCGACGGCATCGGCGTCGAGGCTGCCGTACTCGGCGAAGCGCACCCGGCCCTCCAG is from Pseudonocardia autotrophica and encodes:
- a CDS encoding indolepyruvate ferredoxin oxidoreductase family protein, producing the protein MTTVDAGRIETPLQAGTVSLGDRFRLESGRTFLTGVQALVRAPLDQARRDRRAGLRTGGFITGFPGSPLGGYDLTLQQNRELLDEHHIVHRMGQNEELAAAALMGTQLLERYPHSRYDGVTGFWYGKGPGLDRAGDSLRHGNFAGTTRHGAVVVLSGEDHEAKSSSLPYEQEYAFAHAGIPVLYPSSVEEFLSYSAHAVGMSRYSGCWVAMKLIGQLCDGGQTVDLTPEGPAIVTPEFEIDGRPFRKWQDHAFFPGSVVETERHVFTERQPAATAYAQANGLDRIPVRGEHDTLGLLTAGKSYADTLQALRDLGIGTDDLRAAGVRLIKIGAIYPLDSAFVREATRGLDEVVVVEEKRPILEDAVKVALCNTAAAPRVHGKRDLEGRVRFAEYGSLDADAVAVGLAPLLRPRLREQIVLDRRTEELTAVRERDYSSTSKRSPNYCSGCPHNVSTVVSEGQVAWGAPGCHIFAAVMEQPERRIDATFPLGGEGVGWIGLSPFTDMKHVIQNQGDGSLFHSSYLSIRWSIAAGVSMTYRILYNGAVANTGAQEPIGRSEVPKLAHLLALEGVTKIGIVAEDPAVYRRADLPAIASVHTAGEVQDVLAELERTDGVTIFLYDGECANERRRRRKRGTAPKATTFVMINEDVCENCGDCGEVTNCMSLHKSDTEFGPKTTVHQSSCNQDHSCLKGDCPSFLTVHSEEGFATPAYTPLGADAVPEPDRPPLDRPYHVFVPGVGGTGVLTLNSMLAWAALVDGAEAVSYDQTGAAQKWGAVLSSLVLSPRGQRTDSNKVGVGRADLYLAVDAMAAADPVNLDRCSPEHTAALVNSGLLPSGEMIRNSRLDVPVDPMVDTISRFAARTVAVDARAVAETVFGDYMATNMVAVGAAYQAGLLPISSEAIEEAIRLNGTAREQNRQAFRYGRLAVADPARVAALVSPPPRDAEQERAHARDRLPARDRGGYDALVARVADLAEEDRRLLAVRIGELIAYQDTAYAGRYVDVVCDVARRERERTGGPAGLPITREVIRNLHTLMAYKDEYEVARLHLRASREQRASGRFAGPVRISYHLHPPMLRAMGMTNKIALPARVADPVFAVLSRLKRVRGTAWDPFGRDRVRVEERSLVDWYTDLVRTAMDALKLQNKAAVLDIARLPEGIRGYEDIKLRSAAEARERAEVLRGRLHNTLSLPLLTQTER
- a CDS encoding enoyl-CoA hydratase/isomerase family protein — encoded protein: MADTPASPIQLTRDLDKDTALVSELFADLDGELAGLPARPERTEQQQAAASAILDRGRAAREDYLAVHVAALYDTLTDGRTRTLRVAELAYAAADLVPGLVPTRERIAEERTHPQKDKEGWEQDQGILISHVLDDPVAGHHLMHAMAQPLPEALELLDELRRTDRVDLGTSLVERRGNVGHLTIQHHKYLNAEDDESTRAMEIATDLILLDDRIDIGVLRGAESRHPKYLGRRVFDAGVNLTRLYHGEVSLIEFFIERELGLITKWFRGHSLGDGRVSVVERRHEKPWIAAVDTFAIGGGCQFLLVMDRVVARSGAYVNLPARREGFLPGCGNMRLPRFVGEKVARQGIFFNRDIYVDSPEGRQIVDDLVVDEEGMQAAIANAVDALTATGHVGVNANRTQIRVAAEPLETFRHYMANLAIGQARCMYSPAIIRNLEAAWDPKRRGGVK
- a CDS encoding thioesterase family protein, whose translation is MPPERPAPADLPPGSVEHRVTVADCVARAGHHVLGTPSVVRLLEEAASAAVAPLLGPGQDSVGSTVDIVHLRPTVLGQLVTATAVVVEIDRRRITTTVEAFDDVERIAHGRHDRFVVDGGSFGTRLGEKAARAGAEPGRVPR
- a CDS encoding AMP-binding protein codes for the protein MTGPSYARGSTRRPLLDETIGQNLRRTVERCGDRTALVDVELGTRASYAELWESSGRVAGGLLARGIGHGDRVGVWAANRHEWVVLQYAAARIGAVLVALNPTYERAELGQALRHSGTRLLFHAARYRGTDCAELVADVATTCPELQGAVTFERDWAEFVAAEPTGVAAAEQRVDPGDPVAIQFTSGTTGRPKGATLTHHNLLNNGHLVGAQAGFTEQDRICVPVPLFHCFGMVLGTLGAGSHGAALVLPGGPFDARLTLASIVAERCTAVYGVPTMFRALLEHPDLAGSDVGSLRGGLIGGAPCPPELLASIRDRLHVPRLSTVCGMTETSPISTQTLPDDPPDVRDHTVGRPTPHIEVTIVDPATGRVVPVGTPGEQCTRGYSVMRGYWADDGATAEAIDPAGWMRTGDLAVMDERGVVTVVGRIKDVIIRGGENIHPGEIEEVLRGHPQVSDAQVIGVPHDYYGEQVMAWVRPNPGAEPAVPELVEFCTGRISRSKIPALWRLTDSFPTTASGKIQKFRMRRIAIDELGSPEPLATVPAHTGHGDLPAVTIPTEPRP
- a CDS encoding MFS transporter, which translates into the protein MTTTGATQRNPMSRVAFASMTGTVIEFYDFFIYGTAAALVFNKVFFPELGAAEGTLLALATFGVAFVARPFGSVLFGHFGDRIGRKRTLVTTLLLMGLSTVAIGLLPSTGAIGALAPILLVVLRVLQGLAVGGEWAGATLLTAENAPKAKRGKYALYPQLGPSVAFSLASATFLITALTMSDEAFLSWGWRLPFIGSVLLIGVGLFVRLRIEESDAFEATKASGSVAKLPVLEAVTRQPREVFLGAFVTTTVFAFFYIGVTYLTTYGTAVLEHPRTTVLALGIIGGAVFAVTTIIGAVASDRRGRKRLVLAGNLASVAVGLIAFPILDIGTVWSFGLGLCLVLGVVGIAYGPVGAMLPELFRAQYRYTGAGLAYNLAGVLGGAVTPLVATALVASYGSTAIGFYLAFLGLVSALCTLGLPDTRNVEMVTATSGTAGGRQGAAR